A window of the Scandinavium goeteborgense genome harbors these coding sequences:
- the potG gene encoding putrescine ABC transporter ATP-binding subunit PotG, which produces MTDAIPRPHAKTPKALTPLLEIRNLTKSFDGQHAVDDVSLTIYKGEIFALLGPSGCGKSTLLRMLAGFETLTAGQIVLDGVDMSQVPPYQRPINMMFQSYALFPHMTVEQNIAFGLKQDKLPKAEITARVQEMLSLVHMQEFAKRKPHQLSGGQRQRVALARSLAKRPKLLLLDEPMGALDKKLRDRMQLEVVDILERVGVTCVMVTHDQEEAMTMAGRIAIMNRGKFVQTGEPEEIYEHPTTRFSAEFIGSVNVFEGLLKERQEEGLVIESPGLVHPLKVDVDASVLDNVPVYVALRPEKIMLCEEPPADGYNFAVGEVVHIAYLGDLSIYHVRLKSGQMISAQLQNEHRYRKGLPTWGDEVRLCWDADSCVVLTV; this is translated from the coding sequence GTGACTGACGCAATCCCACGCCCACATGCGAAAACACCTAAAGCGCTGACCCCGCTGCTGGAAATCCGCAATCTGACCAAATCCTTTGACGGCCAGCACGCCGTCGACGACGTGAGTCTTACCATTTATAAAGGCGAAATTTTTGCTCTGCTCGGCCCATCCGGCTGCGGAAAATCGACGCTGCTGCGTATGCTGGCGGGTTTTGAAACCCTCACCGCCGGGCAGATTGTGTTGGATGGCGTCGATATGTCACAGGTGCCGCCGTATCAGCGCCCAATCAACATGATGTTCCAGTCCTACGCGCTGTTTCCGCACATGACGGTGGAGCAGAATATCGCTTTTGGTCTGAAACAGGACAAGCTGCCGAAAGCGGAAATTACCGCCCGGGTGCAGGAAATGCTCAGCCTCGTCCACATGCAGGAGTTTGCCAAACGCAAGCCGCACCAGCTTTCAGGCGGTCAGCGTCAGCGTGTGGCGCTGGCCCGTAGCCTCGCCAAACGGCCAAAACTATTACTGCTCGACGAACCGATGGGCGCGCTGGATAAAAAGCTGCGCGACCGGATGCAACTCGAAGTGGTGGATATTCTCGAACGCGTCGGCGTGACCTGCGTGATGGTAACGCACGACCAGGAAGAGGCGATGACCATGGCCGGGCGCATCGCAATCATGAACCGCGGTAAGTTCGTGCAGACCGGCGAACCGGAAGAAATTTACGAGCATCCGACCACCCGTTTTAGCGCCGAGTTTATCGGCTCGGTGAATGTGTTCGAAGGGCTGTTGAAAGAGCGCCAGGAAGAAGGGCTGGTCATTGAATCGCCGGGGCTGGTGCATCCGCTGAAAGTGGATGTCGACGCGTCGGTGCTGGATAACGTGCCGGTATACGTGGCGCTGCGTCCTGAAAAAATCATGCTCTGCGAGGAGCCCCCGGCCGACGGCTACAACTTTGCGGTCGGTGAAGTGGTGCACATCGCCTATCTCGGCGATCTGTCGATTTATCACGTGCGCCTGAAAAGCGGCCAGATGATCAGCGCCCAGCTACAGAACGAGCATCGCTATCGTAAAGGTCTGCCGACCTGGGGCGATGAAGTGCGTCTGTGCTGGGATGCGGACAGCTGTGTGGTTCTGACGGTATAG
- the potF gene encoding spermidine/putrescine ABC transporter substrate-binding protein PotF: MTALNKKWLTGLITGALMAVSAGTLAAEQKTLHIYNWSDYIAPDTLANFTKETGIKVVYDVFDSNEVLEGKLMAGSTGYDLVVPSSQFLERQSQAGIFQPIDKSKLPNYKNLDPEMLKLVAQNDHDNKYGIPYMMVTTGIGYNVDKVKAALGKDAPVNSWDLILKPENLEKLKSCGVSFLDAPSEIYAAVLHYLGKDPNSSDPKDYTGAANDLLLKLRPSIRYFHSSQYINDLANGDICVSIGWSGDILQAANRAKEAKNGVNIAYTIPKEGAMVYFDMFAIPKDAKNTDEAYQFLNYLLRPDVVANISNHVYYANANKPATPLLSAEVRDNPGIYPPADVRAKLFTQSVLSPKIDRVVTRSWTKVKTGK; the protein is encoded by the coding sequence ATGACCGCCTTAAATAAGAAATGGTTAACGGGTCTGATTACGGGTGCGCTGATGGCAGTCTCTGCAGGCACGCTCGCCGCTGAACAAAAAACGCTGCATATTTATAACTGGTCTGATTATATCGCCCCGGACACGCTGGCGAATTTCACCAAAGAAACCGGCATTAAAGTGGTTTACGACGTATTTGATTCCAACGAAGTGTTGGAAGGTAAATTAATGGCGGGCAGCACCGGTTATGACCTCGTGGTGCCATCGTCTCAGTTCCTCGAGCGTCAATCGCAGGCGGGCATTTTCCAGCCGATTGATAAGAGCAAACTGCCGAATTACAAAAATCTCGATCCGGAAATGCTCAAGCTGGTGGCGCAAAACGACCACGATAATAAATACGGGATTCCGTACATGATGGTCACCACCGGCATTGGCTATAACGTCGATAAAGTGAAAGCGGCGCTCGGCAAAGATGCGCCGGTGAACAGCTGGGATCTTATCCTCAAGCCTGAAAACCTCGAAAAACTGAAAAGCTGTGGCGTCTCATTCCTTGATGCGCCAAGCGAAATCTATGCCGCGGTACTGCATTATCTCGGCAAAGATCCGAACAGTTCAGACCCGAAAGATTACACCGGCGCGGCGAACGATCTGCTGTTGAAGCTGCGTCCGTCTATCCGTTATTTCCACTCTTCTCAGTACATTAACGACCTGGCGAACGGCGACATTTGCGTCTCGATTGGCTGGTCCGGCGATATCCTGCAAGCGGCAAACCGCGCGAAAGAAGCCAAAAACGGCGTGAACATTGCCTACACCATTCCGAAGGAAGGGGCGATGGTTTACTTCGATATGTTCGCTATTCCTAAAGATGCGAAAAATACCGATGAAGCGTACCAGTTCCTGAATTATCTGCTGCGCCCGGACGTGGTGGCGAATATCAGTAATCACGTTTATTACGCTAACGCCAATAAACCCGCAACGCCGTTGCTGAGCGCTGAAGTGCGTGATAACCCGGGTATTTATCCGCCAGCGGATGTGCGGGCGAAGTTGTTCACCCAGAGCGTACTGTCACCAAAAATTGACCGCGTGGTCACCCGTTCCTGGACCAAGGTAAAAACCGGGAAGTAA
- a CDS encoding YbjN domain-containing protein: MDSLVVPGLDTLRQWLDEMGISFYECDTCQALHLPHMQNFEGIFDAKLDLLDNVVLFSALAEVKPSALLPLASDLSSINASSLTVKAFLDIQDDNLPKLVVCQTLSVNVGVTREQFEWFFRQSEEQVSMVILEAASHELLFKGDEEEEQVIEESKFHFLH, translated from the coding sequence ATGGATTCACTCGTCGTTCCGGGTCTGGATACGCTACGTCAATGGCTCGACGAAATGGGCATCAGCTTCTATGAGTGCGATACCTGTCAGGCACTGCACTTGCCGCACATGCAGAATTTTGAGGGCATTTTCGATGCCAAGCTCGATCTGCTCGACAACGTCGTGCTGTTTTCGGCACTGGCGGAAGTGAAGCCTTCAGCACTGCTACCGCTGGCCTCCGATCTCTCTTCTATCAACGCCAGTTCGCTGACGGTGAAAGCGTTCCTCGACATTCAGGATGATAACCTGCCGAAGCTGGTGGTTTGCCAGACGCTGTCGGTCAACGTGGGCGTCACGCGCGAACAGTTCGAATGGTTCTTCCGTCAGAGCGAAGAACAGGTGTCGATGGTGATCCTCGAGGCCGCATCGCACGAGCTGCTGTTTAAAGGCGACGAAGAAGAAGAGCAAGTAATCGAAGAGTCAAAATTCCATTTTCTTCACTAA
- the rimK gene encoding 30S ribosomal protein S6--L-glutamate ligase, with translation MKIAILSRDGTLWSCKRLREAASKRGHQVDIFDPLSCYMNISPAASSIHYKGRQLPHFDAVIPRIGSAITFYGTAALRQFEILGSYPLNESVAITRARDKLRSLQLLARQGIDLPITGIAHSPDDTSDMIDMVGGAPLVVKLVEGTQGIGVVLAETRQAAESVIDAFRGLNAHILVQEYIQEARGCDIRCFVVGDEVVAAIERRAKPGDFRSNLHRGGVATVADITPLEREIAIKSAQTLGLDVAGVDILRANRGPLVMEVNASPGLEGIEKTTGVDIAGKMIQWIERYAQPGFCLKTGG, from the coding sequence GTGAAAATAGCCATTTTGTCCCGGGACGGAACGCTCTGGTCCTGTAAACGTCTGCGCGAGGCCGCGTCAAAGCGCGGCCATCAGGTCGACATCTTCGACCCGCTTTCCTGCTATATGAACATCAGTCCGGCGGCTTCCTCCATTCACTATAAGGGCCGCCAGCTTCCACATTTTGATGCGGTGATCCCCCGCATTGGCTCGGCAATCACCTTTTATGGCACCGCCGCGCTGCGTCAGTTTGAAATCCTGGGCAGTTATCCGCTGAATGAATCGGTGGCGATTACTCGCGCTCGCGACAAACTGCGCTCGTTGCAACTGCTGGCGCGCCAGGGAATCGATCTCCCAATTACCGGCATTGCTCACTCGCCGGATGACACCAGCGACATGATTGATATGGTCGGCGGGGCACCGCTGGTGGTCAAACTGGTGGAAGGCACGCAGGGCATTGGCGTGGTGCTGGCCGAAACGCGGCAGGCGGCGGAAAGCGTGATTGATGCATTTCGCGGCCTGAATGCACACATTCTGGTGCAGGAATACATTCAGGAAGCCAGAGGTTGCGACATCCGTTGCTTCGTGGTGGGTGATGAAGTGGTGGCGGCCATTGAGCGTCGCGCCAAACCGGGCGACTTCCGCTCGAACCTGCATCGCGGCGGCGTGGCCACCGTGGCTGACATTACGCCGCTGGAGCGCGAAATAGCCATTAAGTCGGCGCAAACGCTGGGGCTGGATGTAGCCGGAGTCGATATTTTACGCGCCAATCGCGGACCGCTGGTGATGGAAGTCAATGCGTCACCGGGGTTGGAAGGGATCGAAAAAACCACCGGGGTCGATATCGCGGGCAAAATGATCCAGTGGATCGAGCGCTACGCCCAGCCAGGCTTTTGTCTTAAAACGGGCGGATAG
- the nfsA gene encoding oxygen-insensitive NADPH nitroreductase: MTPTIDLLLSHRSIRHFTDEPITQAQREAIIASAQAAASSSFLQCSSIVRVTDPQMREQLVALTGGQQHVAKAAEFWIFCADFNRHLQICPDAQLGRAEQLLLGTVDTALMGQNAMVAAESLGLGGVYIGGIRNSIDAVTELLKLPQHVLPLFGMCLGWPADEPGIKPRLPASIVVHENHYQPVDAAELARYDEEVANYYLSRDSNTRADTWSDHIRRTIVKETRPFILDYLHKQGWAVR, from the coding sequence ATGACGCCGACCATTGATCTTCTCTTAAGCCACCGTTCCATTCGCCATTTTACCGACGAGCCAATTACCCAGGCGCAACGTGAAGCCATCATTGCCAGCGCGCAGGCGGCGGCCAGTTCAAGCTTTTTGCAATGCAGTTCCATTGTGCGCGTGACTGACCCACAGATGCGCGAGCAGCTGGTAGCCCTGACTGGCGGACAACAGCACGTGGCGAAGGCTGCCGAATTCTGGATCTTCTGCGCCGACTTTAACCGCCATCTGCAAATTTGCCCCGATGCGCAATTAGGCCGCGCAGAACAGCTGCTGCTGGGCACGGTGGATACCGCGCTGATGGGACAAAACGCGATGGTCGCTGCGGAATCGCTGGGGCTGGGCGGGGTGTATATCGGCGGTATTCGTAACAGCATTGACGCGGTGACTGAACTGCTGAAGCTGCCGCAGCACGTGCTGCCGTTGTTTGGTATGTGCCTCGGCTGGCCTGCGGACGAACCGGGTATTAAACCGCGTTTGCCAGCCAGTATCGTGGTGCACGAAAACCACTACCAGCCCGTCGATGCCGCCGAACTGGCGCGCTACGACGAAGAAGTGGCCAATTACTATCTGTCCCGCGACAGCAATACCCGGGCCGATACCTGGAGTGACCACATTCGTCGCACTATCGTGAAAGAAACCCGTCCGTTTATTCTCGACTATCTTCATAAGCAGGGCTGGGCCGTTCGGTAA
- a CDS encoding DUF1418 family protein, producing MRSLGALPKSVLILEAIGMVMLVLAWLSLKDYVALPAPFASPMAGLIMIFVGILLMIPAAVALFRGMAQTIAPQLMQRNDKPTSPDQEKRDDADH from the coding sequence ATGCGCTCACTTGGCGCTCTCCCAAAAAGCGTGCTTATCCTCGAAGCCATTGGCATGGTGATGTTGGTGCTGGCCTGGCTTTCTCTGAAAGACTATGTCGCCTTGCCCGCACCGTTCGCCAGCCCAATGGCGGGGCTAATCATGATATTTGTGGGCATACTGTTGATGATCCCTGCCGCGGTTGCACTGTTTCGCGGCATGGCGCAGACCATTGCCCCACAGTTGATGCAACGTAACGATAAACCGACTTCGCCTGACCAGGAAAAACGTGATGACGCCGACCATTGA
- a CDS encoding GrxA family glutaredoxin codes for MFTVIFGRPGCPYCVRAKELAEKLTAERDDFNFRYIDIHAEGISKADLEQTVGKPVETVPQIFVDQTHIGGFTEFEAWAKENLGLYA; via the coding sequence ATGTTTACCGTTATTTTTGGTCGCCCGGGTTGCCCTTACTGTGTTCGTGCTAAAGAACTGGCAGAAAAACTGACCGCCGAGCGTGACGATTTCAACTTCCGTTATATCGACATTCATGCCGAAGGGATCAGCAAAGCCGATCTCGAGCAGACCGTCGGCAAGCCGGTAGAAACTGTACCGCAGATTTTCGTTGATCAGACTCACATCGGTGGTTTTACCGAATTTGAAGCCTGGGCTAAAGAAAACCTGGGTCTCTACGCATAA
- a CDS encoding inner membrane protein YbjM codes for MRSERGWAGVICCFVLFIVVCLFLLLNVKGAVRASGHPELGLLFFIIPGAVASFMSSKQRVLVPLVGAILATPVCLVLMRYWVFADRSFWQELAWIFSAVFWCALGALCFLFISGMIKARRGRQ; via the coding sequence TTGAGATCTGAACGAGGTTGGGCGGGCGTTATTTGCTGTTTTGTCCTGTTTATTGTGGTGTGTCTTTTTCTGTTACTTAATGTGAAAGGTGCCGTTCGGGCGTCCGGTCATCCGGAGTTGGGCCTGCTGTTCTTTATCATTCCCGGCGCGGTGGCAAGTTTTATGTCATCAAAGCAGCGGGTATTGGTCCCGTTAGTCGGTGCGATACTGGCGACGCCGGTGTGTCTGGTGCTGATGCGTTATTGGGTATTTGCGGACAGGTCTTTCTGGCAGGAACTGGCGTGGATTTTCAGTGCGGTGTTTTGGTGTGCGCTGGGTGCGCTGTGCTTCTTGTTTATCAGCGGGATGATAAAGGCAAGACGTGGGCGCCAGTGA
- a CDS encoding aspartate:alanine antiporter translates to MNINVADLLNGNYILLLFVVLALGLCLGKLRFGSIQLGNSIGVLVVSLLLGQQHFSINTDALNLGFMLFIFCVGVEAGPNFFSIFFRDGKNYLMLALVMVGSALVIALGLGKLFGWDIGLTAGMLAGAMTSTPVLVGAGDTLRHSGMKGDELALALDHLSLGYALTYLIGLVSLILGARYLPKFQHQDLQTSAQQIARERGLDTDSNRKVYLPVIRAYRVGPELVAWTDGKNLRELGIYRQTGCYIERIRRNGILANPDGDAVLQMGDEIALVGYPDAHARLDPSFRNGKEVFDRDLLDMRIVTEEVVVKNHNVVGRRLAQIKLTDHGCFLNRVIRSQIEMPIDDSIVLNKGDVLQVSGDARRVKTIADRIGFISIHSQVTDLLAFCSFFIVGLMIGMITFQFSSFSFAIGNAAGLLFAGIMLGFLRANHPTFGYIPQGALNMVKEFGLMVFMAGVGLSAGSGIGHGLGVVGGQMLVAGLAVSMVPVVICFLFGAYVLRMNRAMLFGAMMGARTCAPAMEIISDTARSNIPALGYAGTYAIANVLLTLAGTLIIVIWPGLG, encoded by the coding sequence GTGAATATAAACGTCGCAGACTTGTTAAATGGGAATTACATCCTGTTATTATTTGTGGTACTGGCGCTAGGCTTGTGTCTGGGCAAATTGCGCTTTGGATCCATCCAACTGGGTAATTCCATTGGCGTTTTAGTGGTCTCTCTGTTATTAGGCCAACAGCATTTTAGTATTAACACTGATGCCCTCAATCTGGGCTTTATGCTGTTTATTTTCTGCGTCGGTGTAGAAGCTGGACCCAACTTTTTTTCCATATTTTTTCGTGATGGCAAAAATTATCTGATGCTGGCGCTTGTCATGGTGGGCTCCGCCCTGGTGATAGCGCTCGGCCTCGGCAAGCTGTTTGGCTGGGATATTGGCCTCACCGCCGGGATGCTGGCAGGGGCGATGACCTCGACGCCAGTACTCGTCGGCGCCGGTGATACCCTGCGCCACTCGGGGATGAAAGGCGACGAGCTGGCGCTGGCACTCGATCACTTGAGCCTCGGCTACGCCCTGACCTATCTGATTGGTCTGGTGAGCCTGATCCTCGGCGCGCGCTATCTACCAAAATTCCAGCATCAGGACCTGCAAACCAGCGCCCAGCAAATCGCCCGCGAGCGCGGCCTGGACACCGATTCCAATCGTAAAGTGTATCTGCCAGTCATTCGTGCCTACCGCGTCGGCCCGGAACTGGTCGCCTGGACCGATGGCAAAAACCTGCGCGAACTGGGTATCTATCGTCAGACCGGCTGCTATATCGAACGTATTCGCCGCAACGGCATTCTGGCGAACCCGGACGGCGACGCGGTGCTGCAAATGGGCGATGAAATTGCTCTCGTGGGCTATCCGGATGCGCATGCGCGCCTCGACCCGAGCTTCCGTAATGGGAAAGAAGTCTTCGACCGCGATCTACTCGACATGCGCATCGTCACTGAAGAAGTGGTGGTGAAGAACCATAACGTGGTGGGCCGTCGTCTGGCGCAAATTAAGCTGACCGATCACGGCTGCTTCCTGAACCGCGTGATCCGCAGCCAGATTGAAATGCCCATCGACGACAGCATCGTGCTCAACAAGGGCGACGTATTGCAGGTTAGCGGCGATGCGCGCCGCGTGAAAACCATCGCCGACCGCATCGGCTTTATCTCGATTCACAGCCAGGTCACCGATCTGCTGGCATTCTGCTCCTTCTTTATTGTCGGTCTGATGATCGGCATGATCACCTTCCAGTTCAGCTCCTTCAGCTTTGCCATCGGCAACGCGGCCGGATTGCTGTTCGCCGGGATCATGCTCGGCTTCCTGCGTGCCAACCACCCGACCTTCGGTTACATCCCGCAGGGCGCTTTGAACATGGTGAAAGAATTCGGCCTGATGGTGTTCATGGCGGGCGTTGGTTTAAGCGCCGGGAGCGGCATCGGACACGGTCTTGGTGTCGTCGGCGGCCAGATGTTAGTCGCGGGCCTGGCAGTCAGCATGGTGCCAGTCGTTATCTGCTTCCTGTTTGGCGCATACGTGCTTCGAATGAACCGGGCGATGCTGTTTGGCGCAATGATGGGTGCGCGCACCTGCGCCCCGGCGATGGAAATTATCAGCGACACCGCACGCAGTAATATTCCTGCGCTGGGTTACGCGGGCACCTACGCCATCGCTAACGTATTGTTAACCCTGGCAGGTACGCTGATTATCGTCATATGGCCAGGCTTGGGATAA